In a single window of the Streptomyces sp. NBC_00094 genome:
- a CDS encoding IS607 family transposase, giving the protein MNLKEWAKAQGVHPQTAYRWFREGTLPVPAQRVGPRTILVNIEAAATPGVVGGVGLYARVSSHDQKDDLARQVTRLSEWAARAGHRVVRIESETGSGMNGSRAKARRLLADPDVTTVVVEHRDRLGRMNVELVEAALSTTGRRLVVLDDGEVDDDLVQDIVDVLTSFCARLYGRRSAKNRARKALEAAEHG; this is encoded by the coding sequence ATGAACCTCAAGGAGTGGGCGAAAGCGCAGGGCGTGCACCCGCAGACCGCGTATCGCTGGTTCCGTGAGGGGACGTTGCCGGTACCGGCTCAGCGGGTGGGTCCGCGCACGATCCTGGTGAACATCGAGGCCGCCGCAACGCCCGGGGTGGTGGGCGGTGTCGGGCTGTACGCCCGCGTGTCCTCCCACGACCAGAAGGACGATCTGGCCCGTCAGGTGACGCGCCTTTCGGAGTGGGCGGCCAGGGCCGGGCACCGGGTGGTGCGGATCGAGTCCGAGACCGGCTCGGGCATGAACGGCTCCCGCGCGAAGGCGCGTCGGCTGCTGGCTGATCCGGACGTGACCACCGTGGTGGTGGAGCACCGGGACCGACTTGGCCGCATGAACGTCGAACTCGTCGAAGCGGCCCTGTCCACCACCGGCCGCCGTCTGGTGGTTCTGGATGACGGCGAGGTCGATGACGACCTGGTGCAGGACATCGTGGACGTGTTGACGTCGTTCTGCGCCCGCCTGTACGGCCGCCGCTCGGCGAAGAACCGTGCCCGCAAGGCCCTTGAGGCGGCCGAGCATGGCTGA
- a CDS encoding SDR family NAD(P)-dependent oxidoreductase, whose protein sequence is MSTMNGTAVLVTGGSRGIGAATAVRLAREGADVAFTYVRDEAAAQEVAARIEAAGRKALPLRADAADAGDAAGAVEWAADALGRLDVLVNSVGAGVLGPLESLTLADVDRVLAVNVRAAFLASQAAAGRLPEGGRIVTIGTCMTQRVPGPGGTLYATSKSALIGLTKALARELGGRGITANIVHPGPTDTDMNPADGPYAAGQAAMTALGRFGTAEEVASMVAFLAGPEARYVTGAEFTVDGGHAA, encoded by the coding sequence ATGTCCACGATGAACGGCACGGCGGTTCTGGTGACGGGCGGCAGCCGCGGGATCGGCGCGGCCACGGCCGTCCGTCTGGCCCGGGAGGGCGCCGATGTGGCCTTCACCTATGTACGGGACGAGGCGGCGGCCCAGGAGGTCGCCGCGCGGATCGAGGCGGCCGGGCGGAAGGCGTTGCCCCTGCGGGCCGACGCGGCCGACGCCGGGGACGCGGCGGGCGCGGTGGAATGGGCGGCGGATGCCCTGGGCCGGCTCGACGTCCTCGTGAACAGCGTGGGCGCCGGGGTCCTCGGCCCGCTGGAGTCGCTGACCCTGGCGGACGTGGACCGGGTCCTGGCGGTGAACGTCCGGGCTGCCTTCCTCGCCTCGCAGGCGGCGGCCGGGCGCCTGCCGGAAGGCGGGCGGATCGTCACGATCGGCACCTGTATGACGCAGCGGGTGCCCGGGCCCGGCGGCACGCTGTACGCGACGAGCAAGTCGGCGCTGATCGGCCTGACGAAGGCGCTCGCGCGGGAGCTGGGCGGGCGCGGCATCACGGCGAACATCGTCCACCCCGGCCCGACCGACACCGACATGAACCCGGCGGACGGTCCGTACGCGGCGGGCCAGGCGGCGATGACGGCACTCGGCCGCTTCGGCACCGCGGAGGAGGTGGCGTCGATGGTCGCCTTCCTCGCGGGCCCGGAGGCGCGCTACGTGACGGGCGCCGAGTTCACGGTGGACGGCGGGCACGCGGCCTGA
- a CDS encoding dihydrofolate reductase family protein — MDRTRKASAMATLSLTQFLTLDGVHQAPGGPEEDPSGGFEHGGWSVPFGDEDFGQYMIDVFTRPTAFLLGRRTYEIFAGYWPRHADPADPIASKLNALPKYVATTTLESADWAGSTLLRGDVVKEVADLKESLGGEIQMHGSGGLARTLLDHDLIDTLHLLIFPVILGSGRRLFSDGVRPTAFQLTDTRTTGSGVALLTYELGGRPTYGSY, encoded by the coding sequence ATGGACAGGACACGAAAGGCATCCGCCATGGCCACGCTCAGCCTCACCCAGTTCCTCACCCTCGACGGCGTCCACCAGGCGCCCGGCGGCCCGGAGGAGGACCCCAGCGGCGGTTTCGAGCACGGCGGCTGGTCAGTGCCGTTCGGTGACGAGGACTTCGGTCAGTACATGATCGACGTCTTCACCCGCCCCACCGCCTTCCTCCTCGGCCGCCGCACGTACGAGATCTTCGCGGGCTACTGGCCCCGGCACGCCGACCCCGCCGACCCGATCGCCTCCAAGCTCAACGCCCTCCCCAAGTACGTCGCCACCACCACCCTCGAATCCGCCGACTGGGCCGGGTCCACCCTGCTCCGCGGCGACGTGGTGAAGGAGGTCGCCGACCTCAAGGAGAGCCTCGGCGGGGAGATCCAGATGCACGGCAGCGGCGGCCTCGCCCGGACCCTGCTCGACCACGACCTGATCGACACCCTCCACCTGCTCATCTTCCCCGTGATCCTCGGCTCCGGCCGCCGCCTCTTCTCCGACGGGGTGCGTCCCACCGCCTTCCAGCTCACCGACACGCGCACGACCGGCTCGGGCGTCGCCCTCCTCACGTACGAGCTCGGCGGGCGTCCCACCTACGGCAGCTACTGA
- a CDS encoding DMT family transporter translates to MSVSSSIAAPVTLGAPRRAWLTDLPVLLVAVVWGASYLAAKGITTTHTVIAVLVLRFAVVLPVLVVAGWNKLRALTAAQWRGAATLGLILSGIFLLETYGVVHTSATNAGLIISLTMIFTPLAEAAVTRVRPPRAFLAAAALSVTGVVLLTQGAGFTAPSLGDLLMLLAALARTVHVLAMSRIKAVRSADSLSLTTVQLGSAVAVFAVIAAFPGTGASPWATALDFGPREWAGLLFLSVFCTLFAFFVQMWAVRRSSPSRVSLLLGTEPLWAAAAGIALAGDRPGILGLAGAILVLAGTSWGRRTVDADAR, encoded by the coding sequence ATGTCGGTTTCGTCTTCGATCGCCGCACCCGTGACCCTCGGCGCCCCGCGCCGCGCCTGGCTCACCGACCTGCCCGTCCTGCTCGTCGCCGTCGTCTGGGGCGCCAGCTACCTCGCGGCCAAGGGCATCACCACCACCCACACCGTCATCGCGGTCCTCGTGCTGCGGTTCGCCGTGGTGCTGCCCGTCCTCGTCGTCGCCGGGTGGAACAAGCTCCGGGCCCTGACCGCCGCCCAGTGGCGCGGCGCCGCCACCCTCGGGCTGATCCTCAGCGGGATCTTCCTCCTGGAGACGTACGGCGTCGTCCACACCTCCGCCACCAACGCGGGCCTGATCATCAGCCTCACCATGATCTTCACCCCGCTCGCCGAGGCCGCCGTCACCCGGGTGAGACCGCCCCGCGCCTTCCTCGCCGCCGCCGCGCTCTCCGTCACCGGCGTCGTCCTGCTCACCCAGGGCGCCGGCTTCACCGCACCCTCCCTCGGCGACCTCCTCATGCTGCTCGCCGCCCTCGCCCGTACCGTCCACGTCCTGGCCATGTCCCGGATCAAGGCGGTCCGGTCGGCCGACTCGCTCTCCCTGACCACCGTGCAGCTCGGTTCCGCCGTCGCCGTCTTCGCCGTCATCGCGGCCTTCCCCGGCACGGGCGCCTCGCCCTGGGCCACGGCCCTCGACTTCGGCCCCCGCGAATGGGCCGGGCTGCTCTTCCTCTCCGTCTTCTGCACGCTCTTCGCCTTCTTCGTGCAGATGTGGGCGGTCCGCCGCAGCTCCCCGTCCCGGGTCAGCCTCCTCCTCGGTACGGAGCCGCTCTGGGCCGCCGCCGCGGGCATCGCCCTCGCCGGCGACCGCCCCGGAATCCTCGGCCTCGCGGGCGCGATCCTCGTTCTGGCGGGCACCAGTTGGGGCCGCCGGACGGTCGACGCGGACGCCCGATAG
- a CDS encoding sensor histidine kinase yields MTRTERQRWLLPSHLVEPGESGAARPRRTVRDWIVDTSLFLLAALVGLVAADAGAQYSSEPVILFDQLVGAAACCALWLRRRWPVGLAVTLSLVSVVAPVAGGAVLASLFSVAVRRPFREVAWIGALAVAASTVQVFVRPDPTLNAGIAVVLGFVLILLVTAWGMLVRSRRQLVEALRERARRAEAEAELRAAQAQRLAREAIAREMHDVLAHRLTLLSVHAGALEFRPDAPPEQIARAAGVIRDSAHEALQDLREIIGVLRAPGENGDGGGDRPQPTLATLDALVAESREAGADVVLDLDVDTPEGAPAVPASTGRTAYRIAQEGLTNARKHAPGTEVTVTVSGRPGEGLTVTVHNPAPAGPVPHVPGSGQGLIGLTERAALAGGRMEHGPAPDGGFALRAWLPWPA; encoded by the coding sequence ATGACCCGTACGGAACGGCAGCGCTGGCTGCTCCCCTCCCACCTGGTAGAACCGGGCGAGAGCGGCGCGGCCAGGCCCCGCCGTACCGTCCGCGACTGGATCGTCGACACCTCGCTCTTCCTCCTCGCTGCTCTCGTCGGCCTCGTCGCCGCCGACGCGGGCGCGCAGTACAGCAGTGAGCCCGTCATCCTCTTCGACCAGCTCGTCGGCGCCGCCGCCTGCTGCGCCCTCTGGCTGCGCCGCCGCTGGCCCGTCGGGCTGGCCGTCACCCTCTCCCTGGTCAGCGTCGTCGCCCCGGTCGCCGGTGGCGCCGTGCTCGCGAGCCTCTTCAGCGTCGCCGTACGCCGTCCCTTCCGCGAGGTCGCCTGGATCGGCGCGCTCGCCGTCGCCGCCTCCACCGTCCAGGTCTTCGTCCGCCCCGACCCCACCCTCAACGCCGGCATCGCGGTCGTCCTCGGCTTCGTCCTCATCCTCCTCGTCACCGCCTGGGGCATGCTCGTCCGCTCCCGGCGCCAGCTCGTCGAGGCCCTCCGCGAGCGCGCCCGCCGTGCCGAGGCCGAGGCCGAACTGCGCGCCGCCCAGGCCCAGCGGCTCGCCCGCGAGGCCATCGCCCGCGAGATGCACGACGTCCTCGCCCACCGGCTGACCCTGCTCAGCGTCCACGCGGGGGCCCTGGAGTTCCGGCCGGACGCCCCGCCCGAGCAGATCGCCCGCGCTGCCGGCGTCATCCGCGACAGCGCCCACGAGGCCCTGCAGGACCTGCGCGAGATCATCGGGGTGCTGCGGGCGCCCGGGGAGAACGGCGACGGCGGCGGCGACCGGCCCCAGCCGACCCTCGCCACCCTCGACGCGCTCGTCGCCGAGTCCCGCGAGGCCGGCGCCGACGTCGTCCTCGACCTCGACGTGGACACCCCCGAGGGCGCGCCCGCCGTCCCCGCCTCCACCGGCCGCACCGCCTACCGCATCGCCCAGGAGGGCCTGACCAACGCCCGCAAGCACGCCCCCGGCACCGAGGTCACCGTCACCGTGAGCGGCCGCCCCGGCGAGGGCCTCACCGTCACCGTCCACAACCCCGCGCCCGCCGGACCCGTCCCGCACGTCCCCGGCTCCGGTCAGGGCCTCATCGGGCTCACCGAGCGCGCCGCCCTCGCCGGGGGCCGTATGGAGCACGGCCCGGCCCCCGACGGCGGATTCGCCCTGCGCGCCTGGCTACCGTGGCCCGCATGA
- a CDS encoding response regulator transcription factor: protein MTIRLLIVDDDPLVRAGLTLMLGGAEDLEIVGEGADGREVPELVDRLAPDVVLMDIRMPHVDGLTATERLRALPGAPEVVVLTTFHADEQVLRALRAGAAGFVLKDTPPAEIVGAVRRVAAGDPVLSPAVTRQLMTHVAGEPGKSDRPERSRRAALTARLAELAGREREVAVAVGKGGSNAEIAAELYMSVPTVKTHVSRILAKLDLNNRVQIALLVHDAGLLDEEK from the coding sequence ATGACCATCCGGCTGCTCATCGTCGACGACGACCCCCTGGTCCGCGCGGGCCTCACCCTCATGCTCGGCGGCGCCGAGGACCTGGAGATCGTCGGCGAGGGCGCCGACGGGCGCGAGGTCCCCGAGCTCGTCGACCGGCTCGCCCCGGACGTCGTCCTCATGGACATCCGCATGCCCCACGTCGACGGCCTCACCGCCACCGAACGCCTCCGCGCGCTCCCCGGCGCCCCCGAGGTGGTCGTCCTCACCACCTTCCACGCCGACGAGCAGGTGCTGCGCGCCCTGCGGGCGGGCGCCGCCGGCTTCGTCCTCAAGGACACCCCGCCGGCCGAGATCGTCGGCGCCGTCCGCCGGGTCGCCGCCGGCGATCCGGTGCTCTCCCCGGCCGTCACCCGCCAGCTGATGACCCACGTGGCGGGAGAGCCGGGGAAGTCCGACCGGCCCGAGCGGTCCCGGCGTGCCGCGCTCACCGCCCGCCTCGCCGAACTGGCGGGACGCGAACGGGAGGTGGCCGTGGCCGTCGGCAAGGGCGGCTCCAACGCGGAGATCGCCGCCGAGCTCTACATGAGCGTCCCCACCGTCAAGACCCACGTCTCGCGGATCCTCGCCAAGCTCGACCTCAACAACCGCGTCCAGATCGCCCTCCTCGTCCACGACGCGGGCCTCCTGGACGAAGAGAAGTAG
- a CDS encoding cytochrome P450: protein MSVIELGEYGADFTANPYPYYAELRASGPVHEVRMPDGFRFWLVVGHEEGRAALADPRLAKSPSVIGVRPPEEDVIGVHLLGADAPDHTRLRRLVTGVFTGRRVEALRPRVERLTRELADAMEPAGRADLVDAYAFPVPITVICELLGVPADDRETFRHWSHELVAPADETGFLDAMKGFAAYLDELIEDKRAAGPADDLLSDLIAARAEDGDRLSGPELRAMAYLLLIAGHETTVNLISNTVRNLLTHPEQLAALRADPDLLDGAIEESLRYDGPVETSTFRFTREAVTIGGTEVPAGQSVLVGIGALDRDPARFPEPDRFDIRRDTRGHLAFGHGMHYCLGAPLARLEARIALRTLLDRFPRLALDPEGAPWEWVPGLLIRGVRRLPVRW, encoded by the coding sequence ATGTCCGTCATCGAACTGGGGGAGTACGGAGCGGACTTCACCGCGAACCCGTACCCCTATTACGCCGAGCTCCGCGCGTCCGGCCCGGTCCACGAAGTGCGTATGCCCGACGGCTTCCGGTTCTGGCTCGTCGTCGGCCACGAGGAGGGGCGGGCCGCGCTCGCCGACCCCCGGCTCGCCAAGTCCCCGTCCGTCATCGGCGTACGGCCGCCGGAGGAGGACGTCATCGGCGTCCACCTCCTCGGCGCGGACGCCCCCGACCACACCCGGCTGCGCCGCCTGGTCACGGGCGTCTTCACCGGCCGCCGGGTCGAGGCCCTCCGCCCCCGCGTCGAGCGGCTCACCAGGGAACTCGCCGACGCGATGGAACCGGCCGGACGCGCCGACCTCGTCGACGCGTATGCCTTCCCCGTGCCGATCACCGTCATCTGCGAACTCCTCGGCGTCCCCGCCGACGACCGCGAGACCTTCCGGCACTGGTCGCACGAGCTCGTCGCCCCGGCGGACGAGACCGGCTTCCTCGACGCCATGAAGGGCTTCGCCGCGTACCTCGACGAACTCATCGAGGACAAGCGGGCCGCGGGCCCCGCCGACGACCTGCTGTCCGACCTCATCGCCGCCCGCGCCGAGGACGGCGACCGGCTCTCCGGGCCCGAACTCCGGGCCATGGCCTACCTGCTGCTCATCGCCGGCCACGAGACCACCGTCAACCTGATCTCCAACACCGTCCGCAACCTGCTCACCCACCCCGAGCAGCTCGCCGCCCTGCGCGCCGACCCCGACCTCCTCGACGGGGCGATCGAGGAGTCCCTGCGGTACGACGGTCCGGTGGAGACCAGCACGTTCCGCTTCACCCGGGAAGCCGTCACCATCGGCGGCACCGAGGTCCCGGCAGGCCAGAGCGTCCTCGTGGGGATCGGCGCGCTCGACCGCGACCCGGCCCGTTTCCCCGAGCCCGACCGCTTCGACATCCGCCGCGACACCCGCGGCCACCTCGCCTTCGGCCACGGCATGCACTACTGCCTGGGCGCCCCGCTCGCCCGCCTGGAGGCCAGGATCGCCCTCCGTACCCTCCTGGACCGCTTCCCCCGGCTCGCACTCGACCCCGAGGGCGCCCCCTGGGAGTGGGTGCCCGGCCTCCTCATCCGCGGGGTCCGCCGGCTCCCGGTCCGGTGGTGA
- a CDS encoding Gfo/Idh/MocA family oxidoreductase, with the protein MRIGLIGTGRIGSFHAGVLARHPEVESLVVADADATRAAGVAGALGAEAAPDVTALLGHALDAVVIASATAAHAELIARVAGSGLPAFCEKPIALDLPGTRTALRAVADAGTELQLGFMRRFDAGYRAAREAVRSGRLGRLHTVRATTSDPEPPPAAYLPLSGGLFRDCLVHDFDIVRWVTGREVVEVYATGSDAGPAMFREAGDVDTAATLLTLDDGTLVTVTGTRCNGAGYDVRMELAGERDQIAVGLDDRTPLASVEPLGPPAPGKPWPGFLERFAPAYEAELDAFVRLVRGEAANACDGREALAALRIAEACERSRRERRPVRMDAPWVVSPDTT; encoded by the coding sequence ATGCGCATCGGACTCATCGGTACGGGACGGATCGGGAGCTTCCACGCGGGGGTACTGGCCCGTCACCCGGAGGTCGAGTCGCTGGTCGTGGCGGACGCGGACGCGACACGGGCGGCCGGGGTCGCGGGGGCGCTCGGGGCCGAGGCGGCCCCGGACGTGACGGCGCTCCTCGGGCACGCCCTGGACGCGGTGGTGATCGCCTCGGCGACGGCCGCGCACGCGGAGCTGATCGCCCGCGTCGCCGGGTCCGGTCTGCCGGCCTTCTGCGAGAAGCCGATCGCCCTGGACCTGCCCGGCACGCGGACGGCGCTGCGGGCCGTGGCGGACGCGGGCACCGAGCTTCAGCTCGGGTTCATGCGGCGCTTCGACGCGGGGTACCGGGCGGCGCGCGAGGCCGTGCGCTCGGGGCGGCTCGGCCGGCTGCACACCGTACGGGCGACGACCTCCGACCCGGAGCCGCCGCCCGCCGCGTACCTGCCGCTCTCCGGAGGTCTCTTCCGGGACTGTCTGGTCCACGACTTCGACATCGTCCGCTGGGTGACCGGCCGGGAGGTCGTCGAGGTGTACGCGACGGGCTCGGACGCGGGTCCCGCGATGTTCCGGGAGGCCGGGGACGTGGACACCGCCGCCACGCTCCTCACGCTGGACGACGGCACGCTGGTCACGGTCACCGGGACGCGGTGCAACGGCGCCGGGTACGACGTACGGATGGAGCTGGCCGGCGAGCGGGACCAGATCGCGGTCGGCCTGGACGACCGGACGCCGCTCGCCTCGGTGGAGCCGCTGGGGCCACCCGCGCCCGGGAAGCCCTGGCCGGGTTTCCTGGAGCGGTTCGCCCCTGCGTACGAGGCGGAGCTCGACGCCTTCGTACGGCTGGTGCGCGGCGAGGCGGCCAACGCGTGCGACGGGCGGGAGGCCCTGGCGGCGCTCCGGATCGCCGAGGCCTGCGAGCGCTCGCGCCGGGAGCGGCGTCCGGTGCGGATGGACGCCCCCTGGGTCGTGTCGCCGGACACGACCTAA
- a CDS encoding GntR family transcriptional regulator — protein MDRTSPVPLYFQLARQLEGAVENGTLPPGTLLGNEIDLATRLGLSRPTVRQAIQSLVDKGLLVRRRGVGTQVVHSRVRRPLELSSLYDDLEAAGRRPATRVLVNRLEPATGPVAAALGVPEGSEVHYLERLRTSHGEPMAYLRNHLPAGLLAPDGPDTERLETTGLYRMLRSAALTLHSAHQSIGARAATPEEAALLDEREGAPLLTMERTTYDDTGRAVEYGSHLYRAARYSFELQLMVRP, from the coding sequence GTGGACCGCACCAGCCCGGTCCCGCTCTACTTCCAGCTGGCCCGGCAGCTGGAGGGCGCGGTGGAGAACGGGACGCTGCCGCCGGGCACCCTCCTCGGCAACGAGATCGACCTCGCCACCCGCCTGGGCCTCTCCCGCCCCACCGTCCGCCAGGCCATCCAGTCCCTCGTCGACAAGGGCCTCCTGGTCCGCCGCCGGGGCGTCGGCACCCAGGTCGTGCACAGCAGGGTCCGGCGCCCGCTGGAGCTCAGCAGCCTCTACGACGACCTGGAGGCCGCGGGCCGCCGCCCCGCCACCCGGGTCCTCGTCAACCGCCTGGAACCCGCCACCGGACCGGTCGCGGCGGCCCTCGGCGTACCGGAGGGCAGCGAGGTCCACTACCTGGAGCGGCTGCGCACCTCGCACGGCGAGCCCATGGCGTACCTGCGCAACCACCTGCCCGCCGGGCTCCTCGCACCGGACGGGCCGGACACCGAGCGCCTGGAGACCACCGGCCTCTACCGGATGCTCCGCTCCGCCGCGCTCACCCTGCACAGCGCCCACCAGTCCATCGGTGCCCGCGCCGCGACCCCGGAGGAGGCCGCGCTCCTCGACGAGCGGGAGGGCGCCCCGCTGCTCACGATGGAGCGCACCACCTACGACGACACGGGCCGGGCCGTCGAGTACGGCTCGCACCTCTACCGGGCCGCGCGCTACTCCTTCGAGCTCCAGCTGATGGTCCGTCCGTAG
- a CDS encoding sugar ABC transporter substrate-binding protein — protein MGAVLALALTGALAGCSSTGGKRAEDARKAAAAQGRAAVDTPRWTFAMVTHSGDGDTFWDIVQNGAEQAAVKDNINFLYAHSDEAQQQAQLIDSYVAKGVDGLIVTLAKPDAMKASVEKAVKAGIPVITVNSGAAQSKAFGALTHIGQDETVAGEAVGDELEERGRKKALCILHEQGNIGHEQRCAGAKKTFGGELVNLYVDGTNMPDVKASIEAKLQSDKAIDAVVTLGAPFADAAVQAAKSAGSTAEIDTFDLNAKVATALQAGTLGFAVDQQPYLQGYEAVDLLWLYRYNADVLGGGKPVLTGPQIITKDDAAALVGYAERGTR, from the coding sequence ATCGGCGCCGTGCTCGCGCTCGCGCTCACAGGGGCGCTCGCGGGGTGCAGCAGCACCGGCGGAAAGCGGGCGGAGGACGCCCGCAAGGCCGCGGCGGCCCAGGGCAGGGCGGCTGTCGACACCCCCCGCTGGACCTTCGCGATGGTGACCCACTCCGGCGACGGCGACACCTTCTGGGACATCGTCCAGAACGGTGCCGAGCAGGCCGCCGTCAAGGACAACATCAACTTCCTCTACGCCCACAGCGACGAGGCCCAGCAGCAGGCCCAGCTCATCGACTCGTACGTCGCCAAGGGCGTCGACGGTCTCATCGTCACCCTGGCCAAGCCCGACGCGATGAAGGCCTCCGTCGAGAAGGCCGTCAAGGCCGGCATCCCGGTGATCACCGTGAACTCGGGCGCCGCGCAGTCCAAGGCCTTCGGCGCCCTCACCCACATCGGGCAGGACGAGACCGTCGCCGGTGAGGCCGTCGGTGACGAGCTGGAGGAACGTGGCAGGAAGAAGGCCCTGTGCATCCTGCACGAGCAGGGCAACATCGGCCACGAGCAGCGCTGCGCCGGAGCGAAGAAGACCTTCGGCGGCGAGCTCGTGAACCTCTACGTCGACGGCACCAACATGCCCGACGTCAAGGCCTCCATCGAGGCCAAGCTCCAGTCGGACAAGGCCATCGACGCCGTCGTCACCCTCGGCGCCCCCTTCGCCGACGCCGCCGTCCAGGCCGCGAAGAGCGCCGGGAGCACGGCCGAGATCGACACCTTCGACCTCAACGCCAAGGTCGCCACCGCCCTCCAGGCCGGCACCCTCGGCTTCGCCGTCGACCAGCAGCCCTACCTCCAGGGCTACGAGGCCGTCGACCTGCTCTGGCTCTACCGCTACAACGCCGATGTACTCGGCGGCGGCAAGCCGGTCCTCACCGGTCCCCAGATCATCACCAAGGACGACGCCGCCGCGCTCGTCGGCTACGCGGAGCGGGGCACCCGATGA
- a CDS encoding ABC transporter permease: protein MSSTAPPGIDHVDERLLRTTPLKKLLARPELGSVVGAIAVFVFFSVAADSFLRPASLGTVLYAASTIGIMAVPVALLMIGGEFDLSAGVLVTSSALVSSMVSYQLTANVWVGVGVSLLVTLAIGVFNGFMLTRTKLPSFIITLGTFLMLTGLNLGLTKLISGTVSTKSIADMEGFPSARKLFASQVTVGGVELKVTILWWLGLVALATWILLRTRFGNWIFAVGGGADAARAVGVPVYRTKIGLYMGVAFCAWISGQHLLFSFDVVQSGEGVGNELIYIIAAVIGGCLITGGYGSAIGSAVGALIFGMTSKGIVYAEWNPDWFKFFLGAMLLLATLLNAWIRKRVEATK, encoded by the coding sequence ATGAGTTCCACCGCCCCACCCGGCATCGACCACGTCGACGAACGGCTGCTGCGCACCACGCCGCTGAAGAAGCTCCTCGCCCGCCCCGAGCTCGGCTCGGTCGTCGGCGCGATCGCCGTCTTCGTCTTCTTCTCGGTCGCCGCCGACAGCTTCCTGCGCCCCGCGAGCCTCGGCACCGTGCTGTACGCGGCCTCCACCATCGGCATCATGGCGGTCCCCGTCGCCCTGCTGATGATCGGCGGCGAGTTCGACCTCTCCGCCGGCGTCCTCGTCACCAGCTCGGCGCTCGTCTCGTCGATGGTCAGCTACCAGCTGACGGCGAACGTCTGGGTCGGCGTCGGCGTCTCGCTGCTCGTCACCCTGGCGATCGGCGTCTTCAACGGCTTCATGCTGACCCGTACCAAACTGCCCAGCTTCATCATCACGCTCGGCACCTTCCTCATGCTGACCGGCCTGAACCTGGGCCTCACCAAGCTGATCAGCGGCACCGTCTCCACCAAGTCCATCGCCGACATGGAGGGCTTCCCCTCCGCCCGGAAGCTCTTCGCCTCCCAGGTGACCGTCGGCGGCGTCGAGCTCAAGGTCACCATCCTGTGGTGGCTCGGCCTCGTCGCGCTCGCCACCTGGATCCTGCTGCGCACCCGCTTCGGCAACTGGATCTTCGCGGTCGGCGGCGGCGCCGACGCCGCCCGCGCGGTCGGCGTCCCGGTCTACCGGACGAAGATCGGCCTCTACATGGGTGTGGCCTTCTGCGCCTGGATCTCCGGCCAGCACCTGCTCTTCTCCTTCGACGTCGTCCAGTCGGGCGAAGGCGTCGGGAACGAGCTGATCTACATCATCGCGGCGGTCATCGGCGGCTGTCTGATCACCGGCGGATACGGCTCCGCCATCGGCTCGGCGGTCGGCGCCCTCATCTTCGGCATGACCAGCAAGGGCATCGTCTACGCCGAGTGGAACCCGGACT